In the Halichoerus grypus chromosome 4, mHalGry1.hap1.1, whole genome shotgun sequence genome, one interval contains:
- the CHAMP1 gene encoding chromosome alignment-maintaining phosphoprotein 1: MEVFQELRKPSSRLECDHCSFRGTDYENVQIHMGTIHPEFCDEMDAGGLGKMIFYQKSAKLFHCHKCFFTSKMYSNVYYHITSKHAGPEKWNEKPKNQLSKETDPGKSPPLPEHQKIPSNSAELPKPIPALSLETQKLGPVLSPESPKPTPLTSLEPQKPGPVVSPEPQTPSLPSPEPPKSASISSPELPKPVPIVSESQKPVPIPSPEPQKLAPISPEPVKATLINPKPQKHSHFPETLGPPSGSSPESPVLAASPEPWGPSPTASPESRKPARTISPEPRKPSPSESPEPWKPFPAVSPEPRRPAPAVSPGSWKPGPPGSPRSWKSSPSASSGPWKPAKPAPSVSPGPWKPIPSISPGPWKPASSVSPASWKSSSVSPGSWKSPPASPESWKSGPPELRKTTPTLSPEHWKTVPSVSPELRKAGPPLSPELRKPGPPLSPEIRSPAGSPELRKPSGSPELWKLSPDQRKTSPASLDFPESQKSSRGGSPDLWKSSFFIEPRKPSGPSESPKAASDIWKPVLSLDTEPRKPALFSEPTKTAPPASPEPRKRALFPEPRKHALFPELPKSAIFSESQKAVELGDELQTDAIDDQKCDILVQEELLATPKKLLEDTLFPSSKKLKKDNQENSDAELSSSEYIKADLDVIDSKGQESSSDQEQVDVESIDFSKENKMDMTSPEQSKNVLQFTEEKEAFISEEEIAKYMKRGKGKYYCKICCCRAMKKGAVLHHLVNKHNVHSPYKCTICGKAFLLESLLKNHVAAHGQSLLKCPRCNFESNFPRGFKKHLTHCQSRHNEEANKKLMEALEQPLEEQHI, from the coding sequence atggaagtatTCCAGGAACTCCGTAAACCGTCCTCACGTTTGGAGTGTGACCACTGCAGTTTCCGAGGCACGGATTATGAAAACGTGCAAATCCACATGGGCACCATCCATCCAGAATTTTGTGATGAAATGGATGCTGGTGGGTTAGGTAAAATGATATTTTACCAGAAAAGTGCAAAGCTATTCCACTGCCATAAGTGCTTCTTCACCAGCAAGATGTACTCTAATGTGTACTATCACATCACATCCAAACATGCAGGCCCAGAGAAGTGGAATGAGAAACCAAAAAATCAGCTAAGCAAAGAAACGGATCCTGGGAAAAGCCCTCCTCTTCCTGAACACCAGAAAATACCCTCTAATTCAGCAGAACTCCCAAAACCCATACCTGCCCTTTCTCTAGAAACACAGAAACTTGGCCCAGTTTTGTCTCCAGAATCACCAAAACCTACACCTCTAACTTCCCTGGAGCCTCAGAAGCCCGGCCCTGTTGTTTCTCCTGAGCCACAGacaccttctcttccttctcctgagCCTCCAAAATCTGCCTCTATTTCTTCTCCTGAACTTCCAAAACCAGTCCCTATTGTTTCTGAGTCTCAGAAACCAGTCCCTATTCCTTCTCCAGAACCACAGAAACTTGCCCCTATATCTCCTGAGCCAGTAAAGGCCACTCTTATTAATCCTAAACCCCAGAAACACTCCCATTTCCCAGAAACATTGGGGCCACCTTCAGGCTCATCTCCAGAGTCACCAGTTTTGGCTGCTTCCCCTGAACCTTGGGGTCCATCCCCAACTGCATCTCCAGAGTCTCGGAAACCAGCCCGGACTATCTCCCCTGAGCCAAGGAAGCCATCCCCATCGGAGTCTCCTGAACCTTGGAAGCCATTCCCTGCTGTCTCCCCAGAGCCCAGAAGACCAGCCCCAGCTGTGTCACCAGGTTCTTGGAAGCCAGGGCCACCTGGGTCCCCAAGGTCTTGGAAATCCAGTCCTTCGGCGTCATCGGGACCTTGGAAGCCAGCTAAACCTGCTCCATCTGTGTCTCCCGGTCCTTGGAAGCCAATTCCTTCTATCTCACCTGGGCCATGGAAACCAGCTTCTTCTGTGTCCCCCGCATCCTGGAAGTCATCGTCGGTCTCACCTGGTTCCTGGAAGTCTCCCCCTGCATCTCCTGAGTCGTGGAAGTCTGGCCCGCCAGAACTCCGAAAGACAACTCCCACCTTGTCACCTGAACATTGGAAGACAGTTCCCTCAGTGTCCCCTGAGCTTCGTAAAGCAGGACCTCCCTTGTCTCCTGAGCTTCGCAAACCAGGCCCACCATTGTCCCCAGAGATCCGCAGTCCAGCGGGATCTCCAGAGCTCAGAAAACCTTCAGGGTCTCCAGAGCTTTGGAAGCTTTCTCCTGATCAGCGAAAAACTTCCCCTGCTTCACTTGATTTTCCCGAGTCCCAGAAAAGTTCCCGTGGTGGTTCCCCTGATCTCTGgaagtcttccttttttattgaaCCTCGGAAACCTTCTGGACCATCTGAGTCCCCTAAGGCAGCCTCCGATATCTGGAAGCCTGTTCTCTCTCTTGATACCGAACCTAGGAAACCTGCCCTGTTTTCTGAGCCCACCAAAACAGCCCCTCCAGCTTCTCCTGAACCACGAAAACGTGCTCTTTTTCCAGAGCCCCGGAAACATGCCCTTTTCCCTGAACTTCCCAAATCTGCTATCTTCTCAGAATCTCAGAAAGCAGTTGAGCTTGGTGATGAACTACAGACAGATGCCATAGATGATCAAAAGTGTGATATTTTGGTTCAGGAAGAACTACTAGCTACACCTAAGAAACTCTTAGAAGacactttatttccttcctcaaaGAAGCTCAAGAAAGACAACCAAGAGAACTCAGATGCTGAGCTTAGTAGCAGTGAGTATATAAAAGCAGATTTAGATGTGATAGACAGCAAGGGCCAAGAATCAAGCAGTGATCAAGAGCAGGTTGATGTAGAATCTATTGATTTTAGTAAAGAGAACAAAATGGACATGACTAGTCCAGAGCAGTCCAAAAATGTGTTACAATTTACTGAAGAGAAAGAGGCTTTTATCTCTGAGGAAGAGATTGCAAAGTATATGAAGCGTGGAAAAGGAAAGTATTATTGCAAAATTTGTTGCTGTCGAGCTATGAAAAAAGGTGCGGTTTTGCATCATTTGGTTAATAAGCATAATGTTCATAGCCCTTACAAATGTACAATTTGTGGAAAGGCTTTTCTTTTGGAATCTCTCCTTAAAAATCATGTAGCAGCCCATGGGCAGAGTTTACTTAAGTGTCCACGTTGTAATTTTGAATCAAATTTCCCAAGAGGCTTTAAGAAACATTTAACTCACTGTCAAAGCCGGCATAATGAGGAAGCAAATAAAAAGCTAATGGAAGCTCTTGAACAGCCCCTGGAGGAGCAGCACATTTGA
- the LOC118537586 gene encoding F-box only protein 36-like has translation MNEYTSQSDKTASSKSCCQTKREDCRNGQMWKVSGKEVLDYSLNFCQGKFDLLVGMPDNIVLQIFSFLDLDDIGQLLKTCKKIPKDV, from the exons ATGAACGAATACACGTCCCAGAGTGATAAAACTGCCTCTTCAAAGAGCTGCTGTCAGACTAAACGTGAAGACTGTCGTAACG GTCAGATGTGGAAAGTGTCTGGGAAAGAAGTATTGGATTATTCTTTGAATTTCTGTCAGGGAAAATTTGATTTGTTAGTTGGCATGCCTGACAACATAGTCCTACAgatcttctcttttcttgatttGGATGATATTGGACAGCTGTTGAAAACCtgcaaaaaaatcccaaaag